One window of the Natrinema sp. CBA1119 genome contains the following:
- a CDS encoding mandelate racemase/muconate lactonizing enzyme family protein codes for MKDFSNHASDRPAGHDVEITGIEAAVVEGNFEWNLVTVHTDAGVTGIGEAYRGGGVPELVEYANRFLVGENPLDVERLFRRLVQEMSGHGGTTGKVVTAASGIEIALWDAAGKILDLPVYQLLGSRYRDRVRIYCDCHAGEAYAVDDGGATEYADADAYTPEAYAAEAERVVDMGFDAIKFDLDTPRDTDPDPYNGRLTNAAVNHKVAVVDAVRDAVGDEIDLAFDCHWDYTVESASRLARKLEPYDLMWLEDVVPPEETDAQREVARRTATPLATGENRFRIHELSDLIDDYAVDVITPDPTTCGGLAESKRIAERAEERYIPFSPHNVCSPVGTMACVHLCAAVPNADVLEYHALAVDWWDDLLVRDEPLIADGFIDVPTEPGLGIELDEAVVEEHVLPGTDGFD; via the coding sequence ATGAAGGACTTTTCGAACCACGCGTCCGATCGACCCGCGGGACACGACGTCGAAATCACCGGGATCGAAGCGGCGGTCGTCGAGGGGAACTTCGAGTGGAACCTCGTGACGGTCCACACGGATGCGGGCGTGACGGGAATCGGGGAAGCCTACCGTGGCGGCGGCGTTCCCGAACTGGTCGAGTACGCGAATCGATTTCTCGTCGGCGAGAATCCGCTCGATGTCGAGCGGCTGTTCCGGCGCCTCGTTCAGGAGATGTCGGGCCACGGCGGCACGACGGGGAAGGTCGTCACCGCCGCTTCCGGGATCGAAATCGCGCTGTGGGACGCCGCCGGCAAAATTCTGGATCTGCCGGTCTACCAACTGCTCGGATCGCGCTACCGCGACCGGGTCCGGATCTATTGTGACTGTCACGCCGGCGAGGCGTACGCAGTCGACGACGGCGGAGCCACGGAGTACGCCGACGCGGACGCGTATACGCCCGAGGCCTACGCCGCCGAGGCTGAGCGCGTCGTCGACATGGGATTTGACGCGATCAAGTTCGACCTCGACACGCCGCGGGATACCGATCCGGATCCGTACAACGGTCGCCTGACCAACGCCGCCGTGAACCACAAGGTCGCGGTCGTCGACGCCGTCCGGGATGCCGTCGGCGACGAGATCGATCTCGCCTTCGACTGCCACTGGGACTACACGGTCGAGAGCGCAAGCCGCCTGGCGCGCAAACTCGAGCCGTACGATCTGATGTGGCTCGAGGACGTCGTCCCGCCGGAGGAGACGGACGCGCAGCGCGAGGTCGCCCGGCGGACGGCGACGCCGCTCGCGACCGGCGAGAATCGGTTCCGAATTCACGAACTGAGCGACCTGATCGACGACTACGCGGTCGACGTGATAACGCCCGATCCGACGACCTGCGGTGGGCTCGCCGAGTCCAAGCGGATCGCCGAACGCGCCGAGGAACGCTATATTCCGTTCTCACCGCACAACGTTTGTAGCCCCGTTGGCACGATGGCCTGCGTCCATCTCTGTGCGGCCGTCCCCAACGCCGATGTGCTCGAGTACCACGCGCTCGCGGTCGACTGGTGGGACGACCTGCTCGTGCGCGACGAGCCGCTCATCGCGGACGGTTTCATCGACGTGCCGACCGAGCCGGGCCTGGGCATCGAACTGGACGAAGCGGTCGTCGAGGAACACGTACTGCCCGGGACCGACGGTTTCGACTGA
- a CDS encoding Mut7-C RNAse domain-containing protein has product MRLLVDVMCGGIVSYLRMCNHDTAYAGDRGLEADDALLAVARDEGRTVVTRDVELAGRADESILLESRDVEAQLAELEAAGIDLTLADEPRFCGRCNGPLEPVDSTALTPEYAPDPADCKVWICRDCGQHFWRGSHWDRVAETLSRVHELAEKA; this is encoded by the coding sequence ATGCGCTTGCTCGTCGACGTCATGTGTGGCGGAATCGTCTCCTATCTGCGAATGTGCAATCACGACACCGCCTACGCTGGCGACCGGGGGCTCGAGGCCGACGACGCCCTCCTCGCCGTCGCTCGGGACGAAGGTCGGACGGTCGTCACTCGAGACGTCGAACTTGCGGGGCGAGCCGACGAGTCGATCCTCCTCGAGTCCCGCGATGTCGAGGCCCAGCTCGCCGAACTCGAGGCGGCCGGGATCGACCTGACGCTCGCGGACGAGCCCCGGTTCTGCGGGCGGTGTAACGGCCCGCTCGAGCCCGTCGATTCGACGGCGTTGACGCCAGAGTACGCGCCCGATCCGGCCGACTGCAAGGTGTGGATCTGTCGGGATTGCGGTCAGCACTTCTGGCGCGGGAGTCACTGGGACCGGGTCGCAGAGACCCTGTCTCGAGTCCACGAATTAGCCGAAAAAGCGTAG
- the polX gene encoding DNA polymerase/3'-5' exonuclease PolX, whose amino-acid sequence MTTNAELAARFEEFADLLEADDVEYKPRAYRRAAENIRAHPSPIADRVESGDHEVVENIEGVGDAISSKIIEYVETGEIDELEALREELPIDIADITRIEGVGPKTAGTLYRELDVQTLDDLEAAAEAGEVQSVKGFGPKTEQNILENIEFARTVGQRQLLGEARPLADDVLAFLESIDAVERCEVAGSIRRWRETIGDVDVLAATEANEAVIERFVEWESADDEIESGPEKASVRVGEIRVDLRVVVPEEFGSALQYFTGSKDHNVSLRNYAIDREMKLNEYGAFDVSEVPDAEGGQRVGDRVAGETEAGMYEALGLPWIPPELRTDRGEIAAAENGELPDLITREDIRGDLHTHTEWSDGATPISAMVEAAAERGYDYFGIADHAEGPGIVGGMGLSDTEILEQVEEIRAVGDEADIEVFAGIEANVDAHGEIDLSEAVVKALDVIVASTHSALGQDAETATDRLVRALENPAIDVLGHPSGRLLNERSGLEFDATALGRAAAEHDTALEVNSNPRRLDLWGSAVQAALEEGAPIAINTDSHRPSTLEYMRWGVHTARRGWAEPADVINTWERAALREFLH is encoded by the coding sequence ATGACGACCAACGCCGAACTCGCCGCCCGCTTCGAGGAGTTCGCGGACCTGCTCGAGGCCGACGACGTCGAGTACAAACCCCGCGCCTACCGCCGAGCGGCCGAGAACATTCGCGCCCATCCGTCGCCGATCGCCGATCGAGTCGAGTCCGGCGACCACGAGGTCGTCGAGAACATCGAGGGCGTCGGCGACGCCATCTCCTCGAAGATCATCGAGTACGTCGAGACCGGCGAGATCGACGAACTCGAAGCGCTCCGGGAGGAGCTGCCGATCGACATCGCCGATATCACCCGCATCGAAGGGGTCGGCCCCAAAACCGCAGGGACGCTCTATCGCGAACTCGACGTGCAGACGTTAGACGATCTCGAGGCTGCAGCCGAGGCCGGCGAGGTACAGTCGGTCAAAGGGTTCGGGCCGAAAACGGAGCAAAACATCCTCGAGAACATCGAGTTCGCCCGTACTGTCGGCCAGCGCCAGTTGCTGGGCGAGGCGCGACCGCTCGCCGACGACGTGCTCGCCTTCCTCGAGTCGATCGACGCGGTCGAGCGCTGCGAAGTGGCGGGCTCGATCCGCCGGTGGCGCGAGACGATCGGCGACGTGGACGTCCTCGCGGCGACCGAAGCGAACGAGGCCGTGATCGAGCGCTTCGTCGAGTGGGAGTCGGCCGACGACGAGATCGAATCCGGTCCGGAGAAGGCGAGCGTCCGGGTCGGCGAGATCCGCGTCGATTTGCGCGTGGTCGTCCCCGAGGAGTTCGGCTCCGCGCTCCAGTACTTCACCGGGAGCAAGGACCACAACGTCAGCCTCCGAAACTACGCGATCGACCGCGAGATGAAGTTAAACGAGTACGGTGCCTTCGACGTGAGCGAGGTCCCGGACGCGGAAGGCGGACAGCGAGTCGGCGACCGCGTCGCCGGCGAAACCGAAGCGGGGATGTACGAAGCGCTCGGGCTGCCGTGGATTCCGCCGGAACTCAGGACGGACCGGGGCGAGATCGCCGCCGCGGAAAACGGGGAGTTGCCGGACCTCATCACACGCGAGGACATCCGCGGCGACCTGCACACCCACACCGAGTGGTCCGACGGTGCCACGCCCATCTCAGCGATGGTCGAGGCCGCCGCCGAGCGAGGGTACGACTACTTCGGAATCGCTGACCACGCAGAGGGTCCCGGAATCGTCGGCGGCATGGGACTCTCCGATACCGAGATCCTCGAGCAGGTCGAGGAGATCCGCGCGGTCGGCGACGAGGCCGATATCGAGGTCTTCGCGGGAATCGAGGCGAACGTCGACGCCCACGGCGAAATCGACCTCTCCGAGGCGGTGGTCAAGGCCTTGGACGTGATCGTCGCCTCGACGCACAGCGCACTCGGGCAGGACGCTGAAACCGCCACGGACCGGCTCGTTCGCGCCCTCGAGAATCCGGCGATCGACGTGCTCGGCCACCCCAGCGGTCGACTGCTCAACGAGCGCTCCGGCCTCGAGTTCGACGCGACCGCGCTCGGGCGGGCCGCTGCCGAACACGATACCGCCCTCGAGGTCAACAGCAATCCCCGCCGGCTGGATCTCTGGGGCAGTGCCGTCCAGGCCGCTCTCGAGGAGGGCGCACCAATCGCGATCAACACGGACTCCCATCGACCGTCGACGCTCGAGTACATGCGCTGGGGAGTCCACACCGCGCGCCGCGGCTGGGCTGAACCGGCCGACGTGATCAATACGTGGGAGCGTGCGGCTCTCCGCGAGTTTCTCCACTGA
- a CDS encoding DUF5788 family protein — translation MQEYERKQLLERVEREGATVGADIPETIEIQGEAIDLRTFVFEIKRRETVPSGERDRVEQAKKNLRRERLERLERIEEGDIAWDEGEELAGSIIGIDRALNALESLGPTDLEREQQVQQAQDRKRWMSFLKKALGQDDDASARRGR, via the coding sequence GTGCAAGAGTACGAGCGCAAGCAACTGCTCGAGCGCGTCGAGCGCGAGGGCGCGACCGTCGGCGCGGACATTCCGGAGACGATCGAGATTCAGGGGGAGGCAATCGACCTCCGGACGTTCGTCTTCGAGATCAAGCGCCGCGAGACGGTCCCGTCCGGCGAACGCGACCGCGTCGAGCAGGCCAAGAAGAACCTGCGACGCGAGCGGCTCGAGCGACTCGAGCGGATCGAGGAGGGCGACATCGCCTGGGACGAAGGCGAGGAACTCGCCGGCAGCATCATCGGCATCGATCGGGCGCTGAACGCCCTCGAGAGCCTGGGGCCGACGGACCTCGAGCGCGAACAGCAGGTCCAGCAAGCCCAAGACCGCAAACGCTGGATGTCGTTCCTGAAGAAGGCGCTGGGGCAGGATGACGACGCCAGCGCGCGGAGGGGACGATGA
- a CDS encoding rhomboid family intramembrane serine protease yields MAKCDVCGKDENMPYNCRHCGGTYCGDHRLPENHNCTGLENWNDPKGVFDSGFDDNVNSGGSSSRASSLTDKIPINTGTGGPLAYFRGNATYTFLALMWITFLAQLVVGSFGGPVLYESLFMLTSWNVEYVWTWFTSIFAHSTGNFMHIVGNSIVIFFFGPLVERYVGSRKFAILFLVSGALAGLGQVAISIVQGAPTAVLGASGAALAIMGVLTVLNPGLKVYLYFILPVPIWLLTAGYAFISVFFLAGAGGGLGGGIAHMAHLVGLVIGLAYGQYLKQNGNVSAPNRLEFGGGGPGGPGGPGGPGGPGRGRF; encoded by the coding sequence ATGGCCAAGTGCGACGTGTGTGGGAAGGACGAAAACATGCCGTACAACTGTCGGCACTGCGGTGGCACGTACTGTGGCGACCATCGGCTCCCCGAGAACCACAACTGCACGGGACTCGAGAACTGGAACGACCCGAAGGGCGTCTTCGACAGCGGCTTCGACGACAACGTCAATTCGGGCGGGAGCTCATCCCGTGCCTCGAGTCTCACGGACAAGATTCCGATTAATACGGGCACTGGTGGGCCGTTGGCATACTTCCGCGGGAACGCGACCTACACGTTCCTCGCGCTGATGTGGATCACGTTCCTCGCACAACTGGTTGTTGGATCGTTCGGCGGCCCAGTTCTCTACGAGTCACTCTTCATGCTGACGTCGTGGAACGTCGAGTACGTCTGGACGTGGTTCACGTCGATTTTCGCTCACAGTACGGGCAACTTCATGCACATCGTCGGGAACAGCATCGTGATTTTCTTCTTCGGGCCCCTCGTCGAGCGATACGTCGGCTCGAGGAAGTTCGCGATACTGTTCCTCGTCAGCGGCGCGCTCGCCGGACTCGGACAGGTCGCAATTTCGATCGTGCAGGGTGCCCCAACTGCCGTCCTCGGAGCTAGCGGGGCTGCACTCGCCATCATGGGCGTCCTGACGGTTCTGAACCCGGGTCTCAAGGTGTACCTCTACTTCATCCTCCCCGTTCCGATCTGGCTGCTCACCGCCGGCTACGCGTTCATCAGTGTCTTCTTCCTCGCCGGTGCCGGCGGCGGACTCGGGGGCGGCATCGCCCACATGGCCCACCTCGTCGGCCTCGTGATCGGCCTCGCCTACGGCCAGTATCTCAAGCAAAACGGGAACGTGAGCGCGCCGAACCGCCTCGAGTTCGGCGGTGGCGGCCCCGGTGGACCAGGCGGCCCGGGCGGTCCCGGCGGCCCCGGCCGCGGCCGGTTCTGA
- a CDS encoding endonuclease V, whose translation MSNPRPDLAPGSGLSREEMEDLQSEIASVAVFDDEFAFDPDALSNALATTASAGEPPVVVGVDQSFLTNEDGDQDRALSAVVAMCGGEVVERVHAVTPLEIPYIPGLLSFREGGPILAALEELSVDPDLLLFDGSGRIHFRQAGIATHMGVVRDVPSIGVAKSLLCGTPREDTDDLPEGSTVAIESNSRVDALDGTLIGYAVQTRQYDSPNQYINPLYVSSGHRVGPETAAEIVLELASSYKLPEPVRLADKYADEAKKSILE comes from the coding sequence ATGAGCAATCCCCGCCCCGATCTCGCACCCGGTTCCGGTCTCTCACGCGAGGAGATGGAGGACCTCCAGAGCGAAATCGCATCCGTCGCCGTCTTCGACGACGAGTTCGCGTTCGATCCCGACGCGCTCTCGAACGCGCTCGCGACGACCGCGAGCGCCGGCGAGCCGCCGGTCGTCGTCGGCGTTGATCAGTCCTTTCTCACGAATGAGGACGGCGACCAAGATCGCGCCCTGAGCGCCGTGGTCGCGATGTGCGGCGGCGAGGTCGTCGAACGCGTCCACGCGGTGACGCCCCTCGAGATCCCCTACATCCCCGGCCTCCTCTCCTTTCGCGAGGGCGGGCCGATCCTGGCGGCGCTCGAGGAGCTGTCGGTCGATCCCGACCTCCTCCTCTTCGACGGCAGCGGTCGGATCCACTTCCGACAGGCCGGAATCGCGACGCACATGGGCGTGGTCCGGGACGTGCCGAGCATCGGCGTCGCGAAGAGCCTGCTCTGTGGCACGCCGCGGGAGGACACCGACGACCTTCCCGAGGGGTCGACGGTCGCCATCGAATCGAACTCGAGAGTCGACGCACTTGACGGCACCCTGATCGGCTACGCCGTCCAGACCCGCCAGTACGACTCGCCGAACCAGTACATCAATCCGCTGTACGTCAGCTCCGGCCACCGCGTCGGGCCCGAGACGGCGGCCGAAATCGTCCTCGAGCTCGCCTCGTCGTACAAACTCCCGGAGCCGGTCCGACTGGCGGACAAGTACGCGGACGAAGCGAAGAAATCGATCCTCGAATAG
- a CDS encoding SDR family oxidoreductase, which yields MATAEDVDGTDDDGPDGTVVEDDRGRETATTDEDRYTRKRSVLITGCSSGIGRATARAFLAEDWQVFATARNVDDIDDLEEAGCETLALDVTDPEQVASVVEETVDIAGSIDCVVNNAGYAQMGPLEDVATVDLHRQFDVNVYGPHRLTRAALPHMRAQGEGCIVNVSSVIGRISMPGAGAYAGSKHALEAMSDALRGEVDEFGIDVVVIEPGPVETNFSDRVDDELPEDERTPAYESLYELYDDAQLVGGGSGGPFASDPEDIAEAILESATSPDPPARYPVGPLAQYGLYARYLPDRLRDAVYGILRKLA from the coding sequence ATGGCTACCGCTGAGGACGTCGACGGGACAGACGACGACGGGCCGGACGGAACCGTCGTCGAGGACGACCGGGGTCGCGAGACCGCGACGACCGACGAGGACCGCTATACGCGCAAGAGATCGGTCCTCATCACCGGCTGCTCCTCGGGTATCGGTCGGGCGACCGCTCGAGCCTTTCTCGCCGAGGACTGGCAGGTCTTCGCGACGGCGCGGAACGTCGACGACATCGACGACCTCGAGGAGGCGGGCTGTGAGACCCTCGCACTCGATGTCACCGATCCGGAGCAGGTCGCGTCCGTCGTCGAGGAAACCGTCGATATCGCGGGCTCGATCGACTGCGTCGTCAACAACGCCGGCTACGCCCAGATGGGCCCCCTCGAGGACGTCGCCACGGTCGACCTCCACCGGCAGTTCGACGTTAACGTCTACGGCCCCCACCGGCTCACTCGCGCCGCTTTACCGCATATGCGCGCTCAGGGGGAGGGGTGTATCGTCAACGTCTCGAGCGTCATCGGCCGGATCTCGATGCCCGGCGCGGGTGCCTACGCCGGCTCGAAACACGCTCTCGAGGCGATGAGCGACGCCCTGCGCGGGGAAGTCGACGAGTTCGGGATCGATGTCGTCGTGATCGAACCCGGGCCGGTCGAGACGAACTTCTCCGATCGGGTCGACGACGAACTCCCGGAAGACGAGCGAACGCCGGCCTACGAGTCGCTGTACGAACTGTACGACGATGCGCAGCTGGTCGGCGGCGGGAGCGGCGGCCCCTTTGCCTCCGATCCCGAGGACATCGCCGAAGCGATCCTCGAGTCGGCGACCAGCCCCGATCCACCGGCGCGGTATCCGGTCGGGCCGCTGGCGCAGTACGGCCTCTACGCTCGCTATCTGCCCGACCGGCTTCGTGACGCCGTGTACGGCATTCTCCGAAAACTGGCCTGA
- a CDS encoding DUF192 domain-containing protein, which produces MRLVHDPAADSPSGDGTNRETLATTVDLADSIVSQTRGLMFRRSIPDDYALAFQFGSTKTRDLHMLFVFFPIDAAWIVDGVVRRVETLRPWRGFAREEANLIVELPAGTATDVEPGDRLVLEAE; this is translated from the coding sequence GTGCGACTCGTCCACGATCCGGCTGCCGATAGTCCGTCCGGCGACGGGACCAACCGCGAGACCCTGGCGACGACGGTCGATCTCGCGGATTCGATCGTCAGCCAGACGCGCGGACTCATGTTTCGCCGATCGATCCCGGACGACTACGCGCTGGCCTTTCAGTTCGGTTCGACCAAAACCCGTGACCTCCACATGCTGTTCGTCTTCTTCCCGATCGATGCCGCTTGGATCGTCGACGGCGTCGTCCGGCGCGTCGAGACCCTGCGGCCATGGCGGGGATTCGCTCGCGAAGAAGCAAATCTGATCGTCGAACTCCCAGCCGGCACTGCAACCGATGTCGAACCCGGCGATCGGCTGGTTCTCGAGGCCGAGTAG
- a CDS encoding (R)-citramalate synthase — MPVPHSPEQTIESDRTVRLLDTTLRDGEQAPGVSLSPDEKVEIARSLERAGVSVIEAGSACTGAGERQAISRVTDLDLDARVTSFCRGITNDIDLALECGVDGVHIVVPASDRHVEGKVGTSRADNLEKTAELVAYAKDHGLWVEVIGEDGSRADLDYLEELAEASLEAGADRFCFADTVGHTGPEHTHEAVSRLAELGPVSAHTHDDLGLGVTNALAAVSAGADLVHCTVNGLGERAGNVALEEVAIALSHVYDLETLELEGLYDLAQIVSRATGVQLPPNKAVIGENAFTHESGIHTDGTLKDDKMYEPYAPETVGRERRLALGKHTGRAGVAATLEEHGVDADDDEVAEIATRVTELGDRGRRVTDADLLAIAEDVTGEDRERVVDLLDLTATSGGAVPTASIRLDVDGEERVASGTGSGPVDAAVSAVREALGSMADAELESYHVDAVTGGTDAVVTVEVTMARNDRSVTVARSEADITRASVKAMVDALDRLLAADQQPLVPADD, encoded by the coding sequence TTGCCCGTACCTCACTCCCCCGAACAGACGATAGAATCGGACCGTACAGTGCGCCTTCTCGACACGACGCTTCGCGACGGCGAGCAAGCCCCGGGCGTCTCGCTTTCCCCCGACGAGAAAGTCGAGATCGCTCGCTCCCTCGAGCGCGCCGGCGTCTCCGTCATCGAAGCCGGCAGCGCCTGTACCGGTGCGGGTGAGCGACAGGCCATCTCGCGGGTGACCGACCTCGATCTGGACGCCCGCGTCACCAGCTTCTGTCGCGGAATTACGAACGACATCGACCTCGCGCTCGAGTGCGGCGTCGACGGCGTCCACATCGTCGTCCCCGCGAGCGACCGCCACGTCGAGGGCAAGGTCGGTACTTCTCGCGCGGACAATCTCGAGAAGACCGCCGAACTCGTCGCCTACGCGAAAGACCACGGCCTCTGGGTCGAGGTCATCGGCGAGGACGGCTCCCGGGCCGACCTCGACTACCTCGAGGAACTGGCGGAGGCATCCCTCGAGGCGGGCGCGGATCGCTTCTGCTTCGCGGATACCGTCGGCCACACCGGGCCGGAACATACCCACGAGGCCGTCTCTCGGCTCGCCGAACTCGGGCCCGTCAGCGCGCACACGCACGACGACCTCGGCCTGGGGGTGACCAACGCGCTCGCGGCCGTTTCGGCCGGTGCCGACCTCGTTCACTGCACCGTCAACGGACTGGGCGAGCGCGCCGGCAACGTCGCCCTCGAGGAGGTCGCGATCGCGCTCTCACACGTGTACGACCTCGAAACGCTCGAACTCGAGGGGCTGTACGACCTCGCACAGATCGTCTCGCGGGCGACGGGCGTTCAGCTCCCGCCGAACAAGGCCGTCATCGGCGAGAACGCCTTCACCCACGAGAGCGGCATCCACACCGACGGCACGCTCAAGGACGACAAGATGTACGAGCCCTACGCGCCCGAGACCGTCGGCCGGGAGCGCCGACTCGCACTCGGTAAGCATACCGGTCGCGCAGGTGTCGCGGCGACGCTCGAGGAACACGGCGTCGATGCCGACGACGACGAGGTCGCCGAAATCGCGACCCGCGTGACGGAACTCGGCGATCGCGGCCGCAGAGTCACGGACGCCGATCTGTTGGCCATCGCCGAGGACGTCACCGGCGAGGACCGCGAGCGCGTCGTCGACCTGCTCGATCTCACCGCCACCAGCGGCGGCGCGGTCCCGACCGCCAGTATCCGACTCGACGTCGACGGCGAGGAGCGCGTCGCCAGCGGTACCGGCTCCGGGCCCGTCGACGCCGCCGTCTCCGCCGTCCGCGAGGCGCTGGGCTCGATGGCCGACGCCGAACTCGAGTCCTATCACGTCGACGCGGTCACGGGCGGCACCGATGCCGTCGTTACCGTCGAGGTGACGATGGCGCGCAATGATCGTTCGGTGACGGTCGCTCGAAGCGAAGCCGACATCACCCGTGCGAGCGTGAAAGCGATGGTCGATGCGCTGGATCGACTGCTTGCGGCCGACCAGCAGCCGCTCGTACCGGCCGACGACTGA
- a CDS encoding right-handed parallel beta-helix repeat-containing protein has protein sequence MLVMEEDNQEDRSGSAIGETSRRSYVRMLGALGLGGALSGVAATNSRNTGIAAAQSQEAATIAVSDSGTTVDDDVSHLDFGASISVTGTDTDTVTVRGETNPNVVDVRDDLGVEPEADDLWGAIEDHYYSFEPTERNHCYKIPAGTWYVDTDNVHFDAHEFLGIVGEPFAVLEVTDQDVDRLMTVGTIDTSLPNAQRTILRNVQVDIRGEYDAGICRWFTYRYGLIENVSMRGQRNKREPTYGGDLHTIMVDGRLPTTTNVIRNCHLVNGDTYYDRDSHFGFAIPFASEIYNRGTNHWESCKAAGYISHGFYLSHDSGRNVLSDCHTHNCAAAHIRLGTNDSARNCRISMTEHPGIPWTGLWLDDGGNQRIDGLNVTNEVRKDTELVRLTQDGPARLTNVSLTDEGTDGRAIRIDDSGDAQAVFDCCSLTDRTSPSVSDYAVSVRSSRVTFTDCEFDVSSQSSTDRHGLFVTDGDGSINRIRIDGCSIDSDDASLRFAESGADHSVESSFFDGLVMSDPDTELSNVLWTGNRHYGETDFRGQQVQWQGDFNFGYEL, from the coding sequence ATGCTCGTGATGGAGGAAGACAATCAAGAAGATCGATCGGGAAGCGCTATCGGTGAGACATCGCGTCGTTCGTACGTACGAATGCTCGGTGCCCTGGGTCTCGGTGGCGCTCTCAGCGGTGTCGCCGCGACGAATTCACGGAACACCGGTATCGCCGCGGCCCAGAGTCAGGAGGCCGCGACCATAGCCGTGAGCGACTCGGGAACGACGGTCGACGACGACGTGTCGCACCTCGATTTCGGAGCGTCGATTTCGGTGACCGGCACCGATACGGACACCGTCACCGTTCGCGGCGAGACAAACCCGAACGTCGTCGACGTCCGCGACGATCTCGGCGTCGAACCCGAGGCGGACGACCTGTGGGGCGCGATCGAAGATCACTACTACTCGTTCGAGCCAACGGAACGAAACCACTGTTACAAGATTCCCGCGGGAACGTGGTACGTCGACACCGACAACGTCCACTTCGACGCCCACGAATTTCTGGGAATCGTCGGCGAACCGTTCGCCGTCCTCGAAGTGACCGATCAGGACGTCGACCGTCTGATGACCGTTGGAACCATTGACACGTCGCTTCCGAACGCCCAGCGAACGATCCTTCGGAACGTTCAGGTCGACATCCGCGGCGAGTACGACGCCGGCATCTGTCGCTGGTTCACCTACAGGTACGGCCTCATCGAGAACGTCTCCATGCGCGGGCAGCGCAACAAGCGGGAACCGACCTACGGTGGTGACCTCCACACGATCATGGTCGACGGGAGGTTACCGACCACGACGAACGTCATCAGAAACTGTCACCTCGTCAACGGTGATACGTACTACGATCGGGACTCCCACTTCGGGTTCGCGATCCCCTTCGCCTCGGAGATTTACAACAGGGGGACGAACCACTGGGAGAGTTGCAAGGCGGCGGGGTACATCTCTCACGGGTTCTACCTCTCGCACGATTCCGGTCGAAACGTTCTCTCCGACTGCCACACGCACAACTGTGCCGCCGCGCACATCCGGCTCGGAACGAACGATTCGGCACGGAACTGCCGGATCTCGATGACCGAACACCCCGGGATTCCGTGGACTGGCCTCTGGCTCGATGACGGCGGGAACCAACGGATCGACGGACTGAACGTGACGAACGAGGTCAGGAAGGATACCGAATTGGTTCGGTTGACGCAGGACGGTCCAGCCCGCTTGACGAACGTGTCCCTCACCGACGAGGGAACCGACGGCCGTGCCATTCGTATCGACGACAGCGGCGATGCACAGGCGGTTTTCGATTGTTGTTCGCTGACGGATCGGACGAGCCCGTCGGTTTCCGATTACGCGGTCTCCGTCCGATCGTCGCGGGTGACGTTCACCGACTGCGAGTTCGACGTTTCGTCGCAGTCGTCAACCGATCGCCACGGACTCTTCGTCACCGACGGTGACGGCAGCATCAACCGGATCAGGATCGACGGCTGTTCGATCGATTCCGACGACGCGAGCCTCCGGTTCGCCGAGAGCGGGGCCGATCACTCGGTCGAGAGCTCGTTCTTCGACGGGCTCGTCATGAGCGATCCCGATACGGAACTCTCGAACGTGCTGTGGACGGGGAACCGCCACTACGGCGAAACCGATTTCCGCGGTCAACAGGTGCAGTGGCAGGGCGACTTCAATTTCGGGTACGAGCTCTAG